One window from the genome of Spirosoma rhododendri encodes:
- the tatC gene encoding twin-arginine translocase subunit TatC, with protein sequence MPLDQLTDPEVDSEGKEMSFLDHLEELRWHIIRAAGAILVFTIIAFIFIEEIFDNVLLGPAKTSFWTYQQMCKLAAYTGYADLCVKSLDFKLQALGFADQFTMSMTSSFFIGLCFAFPYAFWEVWRFIKPGLRQSEKKAARGGVFYVSILFALGLLFGYFIVTPLAVNFLINYRLSPQIQNNIDITSYISTIVTLSLGCALIFQMPIIAFVLSKVGVVTPKFMREYRKHAWIVILIIAGVITPSPDLYSQILVALPLALLYEISIVVSGRVEKARLQELRDLAQ encoded by the coding sequence ATGCCACTTGACCAATTGACAGACCCGGAAGTTGACTCGGAAGGCAAGGAAATGTCGTTCCTTGACCATCTGGAAGAGCTTCGCTGGCACATTATCCGGGCGGCAGGAGCCATTCTGGTGTTTACCATCATCGCGTTTATTTTCATCGAGGAAATATTCGACAATGTGCTGCTGGGTCCGGCGAAAACCAGTTTCTGGACGTACCAGCAGATGTGTAAACTGGCTGCTTACACGGGGTACGCAGATTTGTGCGTCAAATCGCTGGATTTCAAATTGCAGGCGCTGGGATTCGCCGATCAGTTCACGATGTCGATGACGTCGTCGTTCTTCATCGGTTTGTGTTTTGCCTTTCCGTATGCCTTCTGGGAGGTTTGGCGGTTCATCAAACCCGGTCTGCGGCAGTCGGAGAAAAAGGCCGCTCGCGGGGGTGTGTTCTACGTCTCTATCCTGTTCGCGCTTGGGCTGTTGTTCGGGTATTTCATCGTGACGCCACTGGCCGTCAACTTCCTGATTAACTACCGGCTGTCGCCCCAGATTCAGAACAACATCGACATCACGTCGTACATTTCAACGATTGTAACGCTGTCGCTGGGTTGTGCGCTGATTTTTCAGATGCCGATTATCGCGTTTGTGCTGTCGAAAGTGGGGGTGGTGACGCCGAAGTTCATGCGCGAATACCGCAAGCATGCCTGGATCGTCATTCTGATCATTGCTGGTGTCATCACGCCGTCGCCCGATTTGTATAGCCAGATTCTGGTAGCGCTGCCGCTGGCGTTGCTCTACGAGATCAGTATCGTTGTGTCGGGGCGGGTCGAGAAGGCCCGGCTTCAGGAACTGCGCGATCTGGCTCAGTAA
- a CDS encoding GNAT family N-acetyltransferase, translated as MPRLTPVTPNQYPLIEQLAHQTWPITFGEILTTEQIQYMLNWMYSPDAITEQIDQKGHVFLLAESDAGEPLGYISYELTVNEKPVTKVHKIYLLPASQGQGIGRMMIDYVAKQAEKAEDVALQLNVNRQNKAVSFYEKMGFEVVGEEDIDIGNGFLMEDYIMMKRL; from the coding sequence ATGCCCCGCCTTACTCCGGTTACGCCCAACCAATACCCACTTATCGAACAACTGGCTCACCAAACATGGCCCATTACCTTTGGTGAAATTCTGACTACCGAGCAGATCCAGTACATGCTCAATTGGATGTACAGCCCGGACGCTATCACCGAGCAAATCGACCAGAAAGGGCATGTATTTCTACTGGCCGAAAGCGACGCGGGCGAGCCACTCGGGTACATTTCTTACGAACTGACGGTCAATGAAAAGCCCGTTACGAAGGTTCATAAAATATACCTGCTGCCCGCTTCACAGGGACAGGGCATCGGCCGGATGATGATCGACTATGTGGCGAAGCAGGCCGAAAAAGCAGAGGATGTTGCGTTGCAACTCAACGTCAACCGCCAGAACAAAGCGGTGTCGTTTTACGAAAAAATGGGCTTTGAGGTCGTCGGAGAGGAAGATATCGACATTGGCAACGGCTTCCTCATGGAAGATTACATCATGATGAAACGGCTGTAA
- a CDS encoding DUF58 domain-containing protein, whose product MIRSLFVALRLWLLLIAFVMAFVAAWALPVLLPLVQIALGVFLVLIGIDGWLLFRPTLGNRTAFFARRDVPDRLSNGDENPLTIYLENHYPFRTDVDVIDEIPFQFQRRDLLFRDRLNPNETKTIRYELRPTKRGEYSFGAVNVFVLTPLGLLKRRYQFETGKQVAVYPSFLQMRQYELLAATNRLTQVGIKRIRRVGHSMEFEQLRPYATGDDIRTINWRATARRTDGQNASLVVNAFQDERSQPVYCLIDKGRPMQSPFDGLTLLDYAINASLVLCNVALYKQDRAGIMTFSNQLGQVVPADRRAGQIGRILDALYRQKTRFQESDYELLYTSVRTHIRQRSLLLLFTNFDTVNGLRRQLPYLRRLAKDHLLLVIFFDNTALRALIDQPAQDTEQVYQKTIAEKFAFEKKQIVRELQQYGIQTILTAPQNLTANTINRYLDLKARGLI is encoded by the coding sequence ATGATTCGTTCTCTGTTCGTTGCGCTGCGGCTGTGGCTGTTACTGATTGCTTTCGTTATGGCGTTTGTGGCGGCCTGGGCACTCCCGGTGTTGCTGCCGCTGGTGCAGATCGCCCTGGGGGTTTTTCTAGTGCTCATTGGCATCGACGGCTGGCTGCTTTTCCGCCCGACACTGGGCAACCGAACCGCTTTTTTTGCCCGGCGCGACGTACCCGATCGGCTCAGCAACGGCGACGAAAACCCGCTGACAATCTATCTGGAAAATCATTACCCCTTCCGCACCGACGTTGACGTCATCGACGAGATACCGTTTCAGTTTCAGCGACGCGACCTGCTCTTCCGCGACCGACTGAATCCCAACGAAACCAAAACGATCCGGTACGAACTTCGGCCGACCAAACGCGGTGAATACAGCTTCGGCGCGGTCAACGTCTTCGTCCTGACGCCACTGGGGCTGCTCAAGCGCCGGTATCAGTTTGAAACGGGGAAGCAGGTGGCCGTGTATCCGTCGTTTTTGCAGATGCGGCAGTACGAACTATTGGCCGCCACAAACCGTCTTACCCAAGTAGGCATTAAACGAATTCGGCGGGTGGGGCACAGTATGGAGTTTGAACAGCTTCGCCCCTACGCCACCGGCGATGATATTCGCACGATCAACTGGCGGGCCACCGCCCGGCGCACCGACGGGCAGAATGCGTCATTGGTCGTCAACGCGTTTCAGGACGAACGCTCGCAGCCGGTGTACTGCCTGATCGACAAAGGCCGCCCGATGCAGTCGCCCTTCGACGGGCTTACTCTGCTCGACTACGCCATCAATGCCAGTCTTGTCCTGTGCAATGTGGCCCTGTACAAGCAGGACCGGGCGGGTATTATGACCTTTTCCAACCAGCTCGGGCAGGTCGTTCCTGCCGACCGCCGGGCCGGTCAGATCGGGCGTATTCTCGACGCGCTATACCGGCAGAAAACGCGCTTTCAGGAATCAGACTACGAACTCCTGTATACCAGCGTCCGAACGCACATCCGGCAGCGAAGTCTGCTCCTGCTGTTTACCAATTTCGATACCGTCAACGGGCTACGGCGGCAGTTGCCTTACCTGCGTCGGCTGGCGAAAGACCATCTGCTGCTGGTTATCTTCTTTGACAATACCGCCCTTCGCGCCCTTATCGACCAACCGGCGCAGGACACGGAACAGGTGTACCAGAAAACCATTGCCGAGAAATTTGCTTTTGAGAAGAAGCAGATCGTTCGCGAGTTGCAGCAGTACGGTATCCAAACCATTCTGACCGCTCCGCAAAACCTGACAGCCAATACGATCAACCGCTATCTCGATCTGAAAGCGCGTGGTCTGATCTGA
- a CDS encoding AAA family ATPase encodes MESFEPRTDLTPIHTAIESIRTEVGRVIVGQQPTIDLLLTALLADGHVLIEGVPGVAKTLMAKLLAKTLSVPFSRIQFTPDLMPADVLGTNIFVPKTGDFSFRQGPIFASIVLIDEINRAPAKTQAALFEVMEERQITNDGTTYRLDEPFMVLATQNPIEQEGTYRLPEAQLDRFLFKIVVGYPETADEIAILQGHHQRRNLTDALDAVQPVLTADQLATLRTQVHQVHVEENLFGYIASIVQATRSSKALYLGASPRASVAILNSAKALATIRGRDFITPEDVQELAAPVLRHRVLLTPEREMEGSTADDVIAQLVQKIDVPR; translated from the coding sequence ATGGAATCCTTCGAGCCCCGCACAGACCTCACCCCCATCCACACCGCCATTGAGTCGATTCGCACCGAAGTGGGCCGGGTCATTGTTGGGCAGCAACCTACCATTGACCTGCTACTGACGGCCCTGCTCGCCGACGGCCATGTGCTGATCGAAGGGGTACCGGGCGTAGCAAAGACACTGATGGCGAAACTTCTGGCGAAGACCCTGTCGGTACCTTTCAGCCGGATTCAGTTTACGCCCGACCTGATGCCTGCCGACGTGCTGGGCACCAACATTTTCGTACCCAAAACCGGCGATTTTTCGTTTCGGCAGGGGCCAATTTTTGCCAGCATCGTGCTGATTGATGAGATCAACCGCGCCCCGGCCAAAACGCAGGCCGCGTTGTTTGAGGTCATGGAAGAACGACAGATCACCAACGACGGAACGACCTACCGGCTCGACGAACCGTTTATGGTACTGGCGACGCAGAATCCGATCGAGCAGGAAGGCACCTACCGCCTGCCCGAAGCCCAGCTCGACCGCTTTCTATTCAAAATCGTTGTTGGCTATCCCGAAACAGCCGACGAAATAGCGATTCTACAAGGCCACCATCAACGTCGTAACCTGACCGATGCTCTCGACGCCGTGCAGCCCGTACTAACCGCTGATCAGTTGGCAACCTTGCGAACACAGGTACATCAGGTGCACGTTGAAGAAAACCTGTTCGGCTACATTGCCAGCATCGTACAGGCTACGCGCAGCAGTAAAGCGCTATACCTGGGGGCGTCGCCCCGGGCGTCGGTGGCTATACTCAACAGCGCCAAAGCCCTCGCTACTATCCGGGGCCGCGACTTTATCACCCCCGAAGATGTGCAGGAACTGGCCGCGCCCGTTCTTCGCCACCGCGTGCTGCTGACGCCCGAACGCGAAATGGAAGGCAGTACCGCCGACGACGTCATCGCGCAGCTGGTTCAAAAAATCGACGTGCCCCGATGA
- a CDS encoding DUF4350 domain-containing protein has product MRKPNKYTLLLVLTVVGYVLFDYYRPKPLDWTPTYRNDNKIPFGTQALYELLPDLLSQPAVPTVRTPVYNFLTETKLPTRSNYVLIAHDFKIDRNDQRELLRYVERGNTVLVSAYQFPDSLSRQLGFKADEQKPQRADTTLRQYLVNPRLSPSVGYTFRHDDGRNFIRILKSATVTVLARNARREPTFIRVRYGRGQFLIHNLPLAFTNYYVLDPKSSDYAFNALSYLPTAPTYWDEYQKQGRFGKEEQSIFRYVWSQPALNWAYYLVVFGVLFYVLFAGKRTQRVIPVVEPPRNTSLEFVETIGQLYFQQGNHDNLARQRVQYFLADLRERYGLNTTTLDTEFTTRLSQKSGLSADEAADLTRLLRDARRSVSLSEFDLLRLNRAMEQFYASL; this is encoded by the coding sequence GTGCGTAAACCCAACAAATACACACTGCTACTGGTGTTGACGGTCGTGGGCTACGTGCTGTTTGACTACTATCGCCCCAAACCCCTCGACTGGACGCCGACCTACCGAAACGACAACAAGATTCCGTTTGGTACGCAGGCCCTGTACGAACTGCTGCCGGACCTGCTGAGCCAGCCAGCCGTACCAACCGTACGCACACCGGTGTATAATTTCCTGACCGAAACGAAGCTCCCCACGCGCAGCAATTACGTTCTGATTGCCCACGACTTCAAAATCGACCGGAACGACCAGCGCGAACTGCTCCGCTACGTCGAGCGGGGCAACACGGTGCTGGTATCGGCTTATCAATTTCCTGATTCGCTGAGCCGGCAGCTCGGCTTCAAAGCCGACGAACAAAAACCGCAGCGAGCCGATACGACCCTTCGCCAATACCTTGTCAACCCGAGGTTGAGTCCGTCTGTAGGCTACACATTCCGGCACGACGACGGCCGTAACTTTATCCGCATCCTCAAATCCGCAACGGTTACCGTGCTGGCTCGTAACGCCCGCCGGGAGCCGACCTTTATCCGGGTTCGCTACGGCCGGGGGCAGTTTCTGATCCATAACCTACCGCTGGCGTTTACCAATTATTACGTGCTGGACCCAAAATCGTCCGACTACGCATTCAACGCGCTGTCGTATCTGCCCACGGCGCCGACTTATTGGGACGAATACCAGAAGCAGGGGCGGTTTGGGAAAGAAGAGCAGTCGATCTTCCGGTACGTCTGGTCGCAACCGGCGCTCAACTGGGCTTACTACCTCGTGGTGTTTGGGGTGCTTTTTTACGTACTGTTTGCCGGGAAGCGTACACAGCGCGTTATCCCCGTAGTTGAACCACCCCGCAACACATCGCTCGAATTTGTCGAAACGATCGGGCAGCTTTATTTTCAGCAAGGCAACCACGATAATCTGGCCCGGCAGCGAGTGCAGTATTTTCTGGCCGATCTGCGCGAGCGGTATGGCCTAAACACAACGACCCTCGATACCGAATTTACCACCCGGCTGAGTCAGAAAAGCGGTTTGTCAGCCGACGAAGCCGCTGACCTCACCCGCCTGCTGCGCGACGCCCGGCGCAGCGTTTCGCTTTCCGAATTCGATCTGCTCCGCCTGAACCGGGCTATGGAACAGTTCTACGCATCACTTTAA
- a CDS encoding DUF4129 domain-containing protein, translating to MRVISDRRVRSANRLVAYLCCLLLIIGVGSVCAQPGKAPDDRGAVVVRRPAAAQLRDLQRSQAYQYDNEPPPPDDSLGRFLYYYWRQFMRLFNSKAYDDYGQYVLLAVLIGVVFYLLRKANYLDFLFPRQSQSSQLDYESSPEDIQGIDFGTAISQAIDGKQYRLAVRLLYLQTLKRLTDAQLIRYQREKTNRQYVYELAGTPHQRGFERLTQQFDYVWYGNAAIDSDQFARLQADFRAFQLLNIHQSLS from the coding sequence ATGAGGGTGATTTCTGATCGTCGCGTGCGGAGCGCAAACCGGCTCGTGGCTTACCTGTGCTGTCTGCTCCTGATTATTGGCGTGGGCTCAGTGTGCGCCCAGCCGGGCAAGGCACCCGACGACCGGGGCGCGGTGGTAGTGCGCCGACCAGCGGCTGCGCAGCTCCGCGACCTTCAGCGCAGTCAGGCTTATCAGTACGACAATGAACCACCCCCGCCGGATGACTCACTAGGCCGCTTTCTGTACTATTACTGGCGACAGTTTATGCGGCTATTTAACAGCAAGGCGTACGACGATTACGGGCAGTACGTGCTGCTTGCCGTTCTGATCGGGGTAGTGTTCTACCTGTTGCGCAAGGCTAATTACCTGGATTTTCTGTTTCCGCGCCAGTCGCAATCCAGCCAGCTCGACTACGAAAGCAGCCCGGAGGATATTCAGGGTATCGACTTCGGCACGGCGATCAGTCAGGCGATCGACGGTAAGCAATACCGGCTGGCGGTGCGGCTGCTATATCTGCAAACGCTGAAACGACTGACCGACGCGCAGTTGATCCGGTACCAGCGCGAGAAAACCAACCGCCAGTATGTGTATGAACTGGCGGGCACACCGCATCAGCGCGGCTTCGAGCGGCTTACCCAGCAGTTCGATTACGTCTGGTATGGCAACGCGGCCATCGACAGCGATCAGTTTGCCCGGTTACAAGCCGACTTTCGCGCCTTCCAATTGCTCAACATTCACCAATCTTTATCCTGA
- a CDS encoding stage II sporulation protein M has translation MREARFIKQNTEKWQAIEQEPTTDPDRLTERFIELTDDLAYARTFYPNARITQYLNELAGRQHRGLMQTKRSDLNRFVQFWQYELPLLFRQTHPLLAVATAIFLLAGVLGWVSAAHDDTFVRLILGDGYVNMTLENIKKGNPLGVYGESDQGTMFFQITLNNIMVAFRTFIFGLLASFGTVAMLFYNGVMLGAFQEFFHERGLLIDSILKIWIHGTLEISAIIIAGSAGLTVGNSLLFPGTYDRLTSFRRGMKQGLKIAVGLVPIFIMAGFLESFVTRLTLPPVVSIGIIGLSAAFIGWYFVLYPIILNRRLQP, from the coding sequence ATGCGCGAAGCCCGGTTTATCAAACAGAATACCGAGAAATGGCAGGCTATTGAGCAGGAGCCAACAACCGACCCCGACCGGCTAACCGAACGGTTCATCGAGTTGACCGACGATCTGGCCTACGCCCGCACGTTTTACCCCAACGCCCGCATCACCCAATACCTCAACGAACTGGCCGGTCGGCAACACCGGGGGCTGATGCAAACTAAACGCAGCGACCTGAACCGCTTCGTGCAGTTCTGGCAGTACGAGCTACCGCTGCTGTTTCGGCAAACCCATCCGCTGCTGGCCGTTGCGACTGCTATCTTCCTGCTGGCCGGGGTGCTGGGCTGGGTATCGGCCGCGCACGACGACACGTTTGTCCGGCTGATTCTGGGCGACGGTTACGTGAACATGACGCTGGAAAACATCAAAAAAGGCAATCCGCTGGGCGTATACGGGGAAAGCGATCAGGGCACCATGTTTTTCCAGATCACGCTGAATAACATTATGGTCGCGTTCCGCACGTTTATTTTCGGCCTGTTGGCCTCGTTCGGCACGGTGGCGATGCTGTTTTACAACGGCGTGATGCTCGGCGCGTTTCAGGAGTTTTTTCACGAGCGGGGGCTACTGATCGACTCTATTCTAAAAATCTGGATTCACGGCACCCTCGAAATATCGGCCATCATCATCGCGGGCAGTGCTGGCCTGACGGTTGGTAACAGCCTGCTTTTCCCCGGCACCTACGATCGCCTGACTTCCTTCCGGCGGGGTATGAAGCAGGGGCTGAAAATTGCGGTGGGGCTCGTTCCTATATTTATTATGGCTGGCTTTCTGGAAAGTTTCGTAACGCGGCTGACACTGCCACCCGTCGTTAGTATCGGTATTATCGGCCTGTCGGCGGCTTTTATCGGCTGGTATTTCGTTCTGTATCCCATCATCCTCAACCGTCGTTTACAACCATGA
- a CDS encoding RDD family protein, producing MIGLFFLGPIVFYDLLSEYLLNGQSVGKIAMNIRVVMLDGSQPNFGAYLLRWVLRIVESGAMLFGIVPIIAVAINGKGQRLGDIAAGTTVVKLKPAVSLDDVLMQPTPENYQVMFPDVRLLTDHDISVVRDVLRRGDTWAVSQAADRIKEVTDISTTLGSRAFLHQIVADYQFITSQ from the coding sequence TTGATAGGGCTGTTTTTTCTGGGGCCGATCGTGTTTTACGACCTGCTCAGCGAATACCTGCTCAACGGACAAAGCGTCGGAAAAATCGCCATGAATATCCGGGTCGTCATGCTCGACGGGTCGCAACCGAACTTTGGTGCTTACCTGCTACGGTGGGTACTGCGAATCGTTGAATCCGGCGCGATGCTGTTTGGTATCGTGCCCATAATTGCGGTTGCGATCAACGGTAAGGGCCAGCGGTTGGGCGACATTGCCGCCGGAACGACCGTTGTCAAGCTCAAACCTGCTGTCTCGCTCGATGACGTGCTGATGCAGCCAACGCCCGAAAACTATCAGGTCATGTTTCCCGACGTGCGGCTGCTAACCGACCACGATATCAGCGTGGTGCGCGACGTGCTGCGCCGGGGCGATACGTGGGCTGTCAGTCAGGCCGCCGACCGGATCAAAGAAGTGACCGATATCTCGACAACACTCGGCAGCCGTGCATTCCTGCATCAGATTGTTGCCGATTACCAGTTTATAACTAGTCAATAG
- a CDS encoding endonuclease domain-containing protein — MATDMFYGASPALFAKAKQLRLNQTTAEKMLWNHLKGSKLGGFRFKAQHPIQWFIADFYCHEAKLVVELDGSVHDNADQQVYDDNRSYCIGELNITVIRFSNEEVFTNIKAVLTRIRQYLPPSESQTIVPVAPKLMKEGY, encoded by the coding sequence ATGGCTACGGATATGTTTTACGGTGCTTCGCCTGCTTTGTTTGCAAAGGCAAAGCAGTTGCGATTAAATCAAACAACCGCCGAAAAGATGCTGTGGAACCATCTGAAAGGGAGTAAACTGGGGGGATTTCGTTTCAAAGCGCAGCATCCCATCCAGTGGTTCATCGCCGATTTCTATTGTCACGAAGCAAAACTGGTTGTCGAACTTGATGGGTCTGTCCACGACAATGCTGATCAACAGGTTTACGACGATAATAGGAGTTACTGCATTGGTGAGTTAAACATCACGGTTATTCGGTTTAGCAATGAAGAGGTGTTCACCAACATAAAAGCTGTGTTAACAAGAATAAGGCAATATTTGCCTCCATCTGAAAGCCAAACGATTGTCCCTGTTGCCCCCAAATTAATGAAAGAAGGCTACTAG
- a CDS encoding M20 metallopeptidase family protein — MLDSIKSLARQYAGDIVATRRHLHAHPELSFHEHNTARYVADQLKAIGITPQEGVADTGLVALIEGTKSGSSSTSRVVGLRADMDALPIHEANDVSYKSTVEGVMHACGHDAHTASLLGVARILHVMRDQFDGTVKLVFQPGEEKAPGGASLMIKEGVLENPAPVSMIGQHVAPNVPVGKIGFREGMYMASTDELYLTVRGKGGHAAMPDNLIDPVLIASHIIVALQQVISRNRPPASPSVLSFGRFIADGVTNVIPNEVTIQGTFRCMNEEWRAEGQKRMVKLAEGIAEAMGGSCEFTIVHGYPFLKNHPELTRRVRAQATEYMGAENIVDLDLWMAGEDFAFYSQVVNSCFYRLGTRNEARGIVSGVHTPTFDIDESALEIGAGLMSWLAVQELAVK, encoded by the coding sequence ATGCTTGACTCCATAAAATCGCTGGCCCGGCAATACGCGGGCGATATCGTTGCTACCCGTCGTCACCTGCACGCGCACCCCGAACTCTCATTCCATGAGCACAATACGGCCCGTTACGTAGCCGATCAGCTGAAAGCCATCGGTATCACGCCCCAGGAAGGGGTCGCTGACACGGGTTTGGTAGCGCTGATTGAAGGTACAAAAAGCGGGAGTAGCAGTACGTCGCGCGTTGTGGGCCTGCGTGCCGACATGGATGCGCTGCCCATCCACGAAGCCAACGACGTATCCTACAAATCGACCGTCGAGGGCGTGATGCACGCTTGTGGTCACGACGCTCATACGGCCAGTCTGCTCGGTGTTGCGCGGATTCTGCACGTAATGCGCGATCAGTTCGATGGCACGGTGAAGCTGGTGTTTCAGCCCGGCGAAGAGAAGGCACCCGGCGGGGCGTCGCTCATGATTAAAGAAGGGGTACTGGAAAACCCGGCTCCGGTCAGTATGATCGGTCAGCACGTTGCCCCGAACGTTCCGGTGGGGAAAATCGGCTTCCGCGAGGGGATGTACATGGCCAGCACCGATGAGCTGTACCTGACCGTGCGGGGCAAAGGTGGCCACGCAGCCATGCCCGATAACCTTATCGACCCGGTGCTGATCGCGTCGCACATCATCGTGGCCCTGCAACAGGTTATCAGCCGTAACCGGCCACCGGCGAGTCCATCGGTGCTGTCATTCGGGCGGTTTATTGCCGACGGCGTAACGAATGTGATTCCCAACGAGGTGACCATACAGGGAACGTTCCGCTGCATGAACGAAGAATGGCGGGCTGAGGGCCAGAAACGCATGGTGAAACTAGCCGAAGGCATCGCCGAAGCGATGGGCGGCAGCTGCGAGTTCACGATCGTCCACGGCTATCCATTCCTGAAGAATCACCCCGAGTTGACCCGACGCGTACGGGCGCAGGCGACCGAATACATGGGAGCTGAAAACATCGTCGACCTCGATCTCTGGATGGCTGGTGAAGACTTCGCGTTCTATTCGCAGGTGGTCAATTCGTGTTTTTACCGGCTCGGTACGCGCAACGAAGCGCGGGGTATCGTGTCAGGCGTTCACACGCCTACGTTCGACATCGACGAGTCGGCGCTGGAAATCGGTGCGGGGCTGATGAGCTGGCTGGCCGTGCAGGAACTGGCCGTAAAATAG
- a CDS encoding esterase-like activity of phytase family protein: MVHFDANGQTIERINPFGSGTGGRRIPMVFATRRPNRGMEGLTITPDGKTLIGIMQFPLYNPSSAAISGSLVTRILTFDIATGATKQFVYLIERSNLQAVSEIAAVTNTTFLVIERDGEYGTEANKNTLFKRVYKIDLTGATDISDPANGTNGKLYGGKTVEELKTAAALQTNGITPVTKTLVLDLMTDISPVYPHDKAEGIYLISPTLLAVSNDDDFGVTGTGTYVSKKLPDGTVDRNRVYFVTLKAPVR, translated from the coding sequence ATCGTTCATTTCGACGCCAACGGCCAAACGATCGAGCGCATCAATCCCTTCGGCAGCGGCACGGGCGGACGGCGGATTCCGATGGTGTTTGCCACCCGCCGACCAAACCGGGGCATGGAAGGACTGACCATCACGCCCGATGGCAAGACGCTGATTGGCATCATGCAGTTTCCGCTCTACAACCCGTCGTCGGCTGCCATTTCCGGCTCGCTCGTGACGCGTATCCTGACGTTCGACATCGCGACGGGGGCTACCAAGCAGTTTGTCTACCTGATCGAACGGTCCAATTTGCAGGCTGTCAGCGAGATCGCGGCCGTTACCAACACGACGTTTCTGGTTATCGAGCGCGATGGTGAATACGGTACCGAAGCCAACAAGAATACGCTGTTCAAGCGGGTGTACAAGATCGACCTGACGGGCGCGACCGACATCTCCGATCCGGCCAACGGAACCAACGGCAAGTTATACGGCGGCAAAACGGTTGAAGAGCTGAAAACGGCGGCTGCGCTACAGACCAACGGAATCACTCCCGTTACCAAAACGCTCGTGCTCGATCTGATGACCGATATTTCGCCCGTCTATCCGCACGATAAGGCCGAAGGCATCTATCTGATCAGCCCGACCTTGCTGGCTGTCTCGAACGACGACGACTTTGGCGTTACCGGGACCGGTACGTATGTCAGTAAGAAGCTGCCCGATGGCACGGTCGACCGAAACCGCGTATACTTTGTTACGCTGAAAGCCCCTGTCCGGTAA
- a CDS encoding gluconate 2-dehydrogenase subunit 3 family protein: protein MNRRDALMRVAVLAGATLTIPALADTLEASAARRALTGKPVFLTADQDATVAELAETILPATKTPGAKAAKVNEIIDVILKDCYVPADQQRFIEGLAQTNKLSQDAYGKAFVQLDPEQRIEVVKKLEADAKRQLDDMKAGRTATTAGAQADAQAPKDANKRYSPFFTILKDLTLTGYFTSEIGATQALEYVAVPGRYDGCVPLKPGQKAWAI from the coding sequence ATGAACAGAAGAGACGCCCTTATGCGGGTGGCCGTGCTGGCCGGAGCCACACTGACTATACCCGCGCTGGCCGACACCCTTGAAGCGTCGGCTGCCCGGCGTGCGCTGACTGGCAAGCCCGTTTTTCTGACGGCCGATCAGGATGCTACGGTAGCCGAACTGGCTGAAACGATCCTGCCTGCTACAAAAACTCCCGGTGCCAAAGCCGCCAAAGTCAACGAGATTATCGACGTTATCCTGAAAGACTGTTACGTACCAGCTGATCAGCAACGGTTTATCGAAGGACTGGCGCAGACCAATAAGCTGAGCCAGGATGCTTACGGCAAAGCCTTCGTGCAGCTGGACCCCGAGCAGCGTATTGAGGTTGTGAAGAAGCTGGAAGCCGACGCCAAACGGCAGCTGGACGATATGAAGGCTGGCCGGACGGCGACAACTGCCGGGGCACAGGCCGATGCGCAGGCTCCTAAAGACGCCAACAAGCGGTACTCGCCTTTCTTTACCATTCTGAAAGACCTGACCCTGACGGGCTATTTCACCTCCGAAATCGGCGCGACGCAGGCGCTCGAATACGTAGCCGTACCCGGTCGTTACGACGGTTGCGTACCACTCAAGCCCGGTCAGAAAGCCTGGGCTATTTAG